The following DNA comes from Marinilactibacillus sp. Marseille-P9653.
CGTGCTGAAATCGTTTTTGAAATCATCGCGGAAAGAGAATTGAAATTTTCAGTAAAACATATTCAATCTGAAAAAGTGATCGTAAAAGAAGGCTTTGGTTTATCCAATATGAAAGAACGTCTGGAAAGAATCGATGGGAAGTTGTCTATTCAAAATAATGATAATCACTTCATTGTGATTGGCCAATTCCCACTGGAGGTGAAGCAAAATGATTGATATTTTGATAGCTGAAGACCAAACCATAGTGAGACAAGGGTTAAAAATCATGCTCGAGACGGACAAAGAATTCAGAGTGACTGGACAAGCAGAAAATGATCTTCAGGCAGTAGAGCTTTGTGATCAAAATCGATATGATTTAATCTTACTTGACATTCGAATGCCGAAAATGACCGGGCTCGAAGCAGGGAAAAGAATTCGTGATAAATGGCCAGATGTTACCATATTAATGCTGACCACATTTAATGATCAGGACTATGCATTGGAAGCTTTGAAAAATCGTGCCAATGGGTATTTATTAAAAGATGGAGATGCGGATGAGCTGATCAAGTCGGTTAGAAGTGCTTTGAATGGAGGATTGGCCATTGAAGATCAAGTAGCTGCGAAATTAGTCCCCTCCTTATTGAAGCATCAGAGTGAACGGTTAGAAGTGGACGAAGCGTTAACTGAACGGGAAATAGCCATTATAAAAAGAATCGGCGAAGGTATGAACAATCATGAAATAGCAGAATCGCTTTTTCTTTCAGTTGGGACAATCAAAAATCATATATCGACTATTTTGTTGAAGTTAGAATTGAGAGATCGAACGCAGATAGCGATTTACGCTATAAAACACCAGTTAACAAACTGAATATAGTGACTAAAGTCATTTAAACTAATGACTAGAGACAGTAACCTTGCTGTCTCTTTTTATTTATACTAAAGACAAATAAAGAAAGGAGTGAACAAGATGCTAGAAGTACGAGAGATATCTAAATCATTTAAAAAAACAGTTGCAGTCGATCATTTAAGTATGTATATAGAAAAAGGAGAATCTATTGGTTTGTTGGGTCCTAATGGAGCAGGTAAATCAACGACTATTTCTATGATTTCAACACTATTACCTCCAGATAATGGAACGATTGAATACAAAAATATCAATATTTTAAAAAATGCAAGCACGATCAGACCTGTACTAGGTGTCGTCCCGCAAGAGATTGCACTATATGAAGAATTGTCAGCTTACGAGAATATGCGATTCTTTGGGAAGATATATGGGCTAAAAGGAACTGCTCTAAACAGTAAGGTGGATGAGGTATTAAAGCTCGTTGGTTTAACAGAGCGGCAAAAAGAACCTGTGAAAAATTATTCTGGTGGCATGAAAAGACGAATTAATTTAGCGGTAGCGCTTCTTCACGATCCTGAAGTTCTGATTATGGATGAACCTACTGTAGGGATTGACCCGCAATCTAGAAATCATATATTGGATACGATTCGTAAACTGAACGTTGAGCATAACTTGACCATACTCTATACCAGTCATTATATGGATGAAGTTGAAAAATTATGTGACCGAATCTATATTATGGATGACGGAAAAATTGTGGCTTCCGGTACAAATAAAGAGTTGAAGAGTTTGTTATCAAATGAAGAGACTGTGGAAATTGAAGTGAAAACTAAAAAAGTAGAATTTGCAGAGGTATTGAAAAAACACCCTGATGTCAATCAACTATATGAAACAACTAAAGGTTATAGATTGATAGTGTCTAAAAGGGACGAACTCCTTGTAGACATCTTTCGTCAAGCCGCTCTTCACGAAGTAACAGTAACCGGAATCCAAGTCAAAGAACCCACTCTTGAAGATGTGTTTTTACATTTAACAGGTAGGAAACTTAGAGATTAGGAGGTGTTCTCGATGAAAGAGTTGATAAAAAAAGATTTTCTTTTACTTTCAAAAAATAAAAGTGAATTGATCGAACTACTACTCACACCTTTTCTATTGATTTGTATTTTAGGATTTGCTCTTGGTAATCTGATGAACAACAGTGCAGAAAACACTATTGAGACAACTATCGTTGGTTTTGTGAACGATCAAAACGATGAAACAGTTAAGGCGGATTTTGAAGCAAAACTGGATGAGGAAAATGTGACTGATTTAGAGTACCAGCAGTTATTAGAAGCATCGTCTGAATTAGACCCAGTCTTTCATTTGAAACAGTTGTTTGAACAAGAAGAGATAAAAGAGCTCTTTCATTTAAAAGCTTTTGAATCAATCGATTCTGCTCAGAAAGCGTTAGAAAATGACGAAATTGGCGGTATTATACATGTTCCAGACCAATTCAGTTTATCTGTATTGAATTCGACTTTATTTGGGGAAGAATTAAAAACAGAACTTAATGTGATGACACAAGATCCGAATCAAATTAGATCCATTACACTGACTAGTGTTTTAGATAGTTTTATTAACGAATATAATTTTCAGACATCCATAGTTCCATTCGCTGGAGATACAACAATTGATGATACCTCACGATATGGTGAAACTCTGACAGTTTCTACTGAAGAGCCTATCAGCGCTTTTCAATACTATACGCTAGGAATGGGTGTGTTTTACGCTTTAAGCATTAGTACAATCATAGCAAACCGTAGCTTTAGGGAAAAAGAAACACATGTATTTGCAAGAATTATGATTTCGAATCAATCACCTTTAAGTTACCTGATGAGTAAGATGGTTTCCAGTTCACTTATTGCTTTTATGCAGTTAAGTTTGTTATTTGGCCTTTCCAATTTAGTTTTCGGAATTTTTTCAGGACGACCCAGTTCCTTTTGGTTAGATATTGCATTAATAACAGCCATTTATTCTTTATTGATAGGAAGTATAACTAGCTTGCTTACCTCTATATCACTATATGGAAACGAAATTAAAATTGTAAATTTCTTTGGATCTTTCACTGCTGTACTAGCTTTTCTTGGAGGTAGCTTTACACCGACAGAAAACTTTTCTGATCTGATTAAGACGATAGGGGATTGGACGCCTAATGGTGCAACATTGACATCATACTTGCAACTACTAATGGGGTTCGAAATACAAGAAATTTTACCTCTTTTAGCGAGAGTGATCGGCATGAGTATCGTCAGTTTGACCGTGGCTGTTCTATTGTTTCCGAAAAGGAGGTTAGATTAGATGATAACTGTATTTCTTATGCAATGGAAAAGAACCCTTAAGAGCCCGTTATTGCTCATATTGTTTTTTGGATTGACCATACTGATGGTCAATGTAGTGGCTGGCACCCAAGGTGGTCAAAAGTTGGAAGTAGCAGCTTATAGTCATAATCTATCAGAGAATCAAATACAATATAAATTAGATAGATTGAATCAAAGTGATACGATTAGTATTCATTTAAAAGAAAAAGATCAAGTAGAAGAAGATATCAAAATGGATAAGTATGGGTTTGCATTAGTACTTGAAGAAGATAATTATCAGATTCTTGTAGGAAGAGAAACGGAGCAGTTACCTGTCGTGGATCAATATCTTCGTAGAGTTTATAGTGAAGAAAATCGGCTCAGAAGCATTCAAGAGCAAAACCCAGAACAAGTCATCGAAGTTAAGGACCACCTATTGTTAAACGTAAGCTCGTTGTCTGATACTGGTAATAGCATTGTGAATTTATCGGTCATGTTAGGTATGACCTTCTACTTCACGATATTTTCAATTCTTTTTCTTATGACAGATTTATTTGAAGACAAAAGAGATGGTATTTGGAACCGACTGATCTTTTCTCCAATTTCAAGAGCTAAAATCTATCTTGGACATCTTTTCTTTTATTTCAGCCTAGGAGTTTTGCAAATCACAGTACTATTAACGTTATTGAGTCAGATGCTTTTACTTGATTTAAATATCAACTATCTCGTAGCAATTCTAATCACATTATCGTTTATTCTTTGTATTGTATCTCTAGGGATATTACTCATCGCCATGGCAAAAACTTCTTCAGGATTAATGGTCTTGATTCCCATTGTCGCAACTTCTACAGCCATGTTAGGTGGGGCTTTTTGGCCGCTACAAGTGATTGATAATCGTTTTTTATTATTTGTAGCAGAATGGATGCCTATCAAACAAGCTGTATACGGAATCATTGAAGCAACTGTTCAGTATAAAAGTTTCCTTGAAGCAATACAGCCTGTCGGAATTTTGCTATTGATGAGCTTATTCTTTATGAGTATAGGCATCAATATGATGGAAAGAGTGAGTGATTCTCAATTATAAAATAAAAACTACAAAACATTGACCGACCTGGTCAGTAGTGGTAAACTCTCACCATGACCAGGTCGGTCAGTTTTTATAGAGGATGATCGAGGTGAGTAAGTATTGAACGAAGCGTTTAATAAATTACCAGATGGAAAAAAGTCTGCTATCCTTAAAGCGGCTTATAATGAGTTTGAGGAAAATGGCTTTAAAAGGGCTTCTACAAATAAAATTGCTGCTAAAGCTAGAATTGGCAAAGGGACTTTGTTTTATTATTTTGGAAACAAGAAAAAACTATATCAGTATCTGATTACGACTTCTTTTAACATTGCTTATGATGAATATTTAATGCAGATAAATTTCGATAAAACAGATTATTTTGATCGTTTAGAAAGTATAACTGATCTCAAACAAAAAGTAAGCAATCTTTATCCCAATGAATTGAGCTTCTTATCTAAACTTCTTTTAACTCCAGATGATATGGAATGGTCGGATGTTATACAGGAGAAACGTGAAGAATCAGAAAAAGTATGGGAAAAGGTTTTGACTGAAAATATCGACTTCAGTAAATTTAGAGAAGATTTGCCAAGGGAAAAAGTACTGAACTTAATCAAATGGGGACTTGAAGGATACCGTAAAGAACTGGAGCAGAAAGCAAACTCCTTAGGAAATTCAACTGTCTTTTCAGAAGAAGAGATCAAGTATTACTATCAAGAATACAATGATTATATCGATTTATTAAAAAGAACATACTATAAATCATAGTCAGGGAGTGAGTTATATGAGTTTAGTTTCAGTACAGGGGTTATCTAAATCTTTTGGTAAAACAGAGGCTTTAAAAGAAGTTAACTTTAGCATGGAAAAAGGGGAAGTTTTAGGCTTCATAGGACCAAATGGTTCAGGCAAATCGACAACCATTCGAGTACTTTTAGGACTATTAAAAGCAGATAGTGGAAAAGTACGTATATTTGACCAGGATGTATGGTCTGATTCTGTGGAGATACACAAACGTGTTGCTTATGTTCCTGGAGATGTCAATCTCTGGCCCAATCTAACTGGTGGAGAAGTTATTGACCTTTTCTTAAGTATGAGAGGACAACAGGTAGATTATGATAAGATAGCCTCTTTAATCAAAGCATTTGATTTTGATCCTACAAAGAAATGTAGAAGTTATTCTAAAGGAAATCGTCAAAAAGTGGCGTTGATCGCTGCATTTGCTTCTGATGCAGACTTATACATATTGGATGAACCCACTTCTGGTTTAGATCCACTACAAGAACGTGTTTTTCAACAACAAGTGGCAACCGTTAAAAAGCGTGGGGCTAGCGTCTTGTTATCTAGCCATATCTTATCTGAAGTTGAACAACTATGTGATACGATTGCGATTATCCGTAACGGAAGCATTGTGGAAGCAGGAACACTTAATGATCTTAGACACCTTACCAGAACAGAAATTAGGTTACAAACACAAAAATCTTTGAACCATTTCAGTGATGTTAGTTGGATTCACCACTTTGTCCAAAAAGGAAACCAAGCCGTTTTTCAAATAGACTCCAATAAAATGGATCAATTGATCCAGGCCTTACAAGGAATGGACGTTCAATCACTGGAAAGTGTTCCGCCTAAGTTAGAAGATCTATTCATGCGCCATTATGAAACGACTGGAGAGGCGGGGGAATCATGAAATCTATAACCGGATTTAAATTATTAACTCGCTTTGTCTTAAAAAAAGAATGGAAAGTTTTATTACTTTGGGCACTTGGCTGCTTGATGTTTGTTTTTGTGGGCGTTTTTGCATTTGTAACCATTTATCCTTCTGCGACTGACCGCACAGCTATGGCAGTTGCAATGTCTAATCCGGCTATGGAAGCCCTTTTCGGAAAACTGATTGGAGGAGATAACTATACCATTGGTGCAATGTATTCACATACAATGACTATCCTCACATTGTCACTTTTTTCAGTAGCTTCGATATTAATGATGATTAGAAATACCAGAGCTGAAGAAGAACACGGTATGATGGAATTAATTCAATCATTTCCTATAGGAAGACTCGCACATTCGACGTCTGCTTCATTACTGTTAATAGGTTACAACATATCATTAGCACTACTGACTGGATTGCTCCTCTTATTGATGGGGGATTCGAGTATGGATTTGAACGGATCTTTTCTTACTGGAGCAATGTATGGCGCAATCGGATTGTTTTTCGGAAGTCTCGCCTTACTCGCAGCTCAATTATCCAGCAATAGTAGAAGTGCTACGATGACCTGTTTTTCACTGTTAGGAGCTGCCTATATTATTAGAATCATCGGGGATACCGGTCAGGAATATTTGAATGTTCTTTCTCCACTAGGTTTGCTATACAAATCAGAACCGTTTGTCTCCAATTACTGGTGGCCTGTAGGAATAATCTTACTTGTAACCTTTGTTATTTTGGGACTTGCCTTTTATTTCCAGACAAAAAGAGATTTAGGTGCTGGACTATTGCCAGATAAAACGGGTAAACACTTAGCGTCTTCTTTTTTGAAACAACCGATAGGCTTTGTTTTCCGATTGATGAAAACACCTTTAATCGCTTGGACTATAGGGTTGGTTCTACTTGGGATTACTTACGGTTCGGTTATGGGAGACGTGGAAAGTCTGCTAGCTGGTAATGAATTGATTGAGCAAGTGATCAGTAGTGATGCTTCTCAATCCATTGTCACACAGTTTATTTCCATTATTATGGGCGTATTGGCTATAGCAGCTGTTATACCATCTATTCAAGTCATCGTTAGATTGTCTTCAGAAGAAAAACATGGACGCTTACAGCATTTACTTGTTGGAACGAAAAGCAGAAGTCAGATTTTATTGACTTTTATAGAGGTTAGTTTGATTTCTTTGGTAATGATTCAAGGAGTACAAATTGCTGCATTTGGAGTTACAGCAAGTTTAGGTCAGAGTATTCTAAGTTTCAGAGAAATTTTTGAAAGTGGTCTTGTCTATTTGCCCGCTATGGCTGTGATTTTGAGTATCTCTATCTGTCTATTCGGATGGTTTCCGAAGAAAATATTCTTAACTTGGTTAGTGCTAGGTTATTGCTTCTTTATACTATATTTTGCCAATTTATTTGAAATACCCGAATGGATAAAAGGACTTTCTCCGTTTTACCACATCCCAGAAAGATTGGTTGGAGAAAACAGTTCAACTG
Coding sequences within:
- a CDS encoding ABC transporter ATP-binding protein; the protein is MSLVSVQGLSKSFGKTEALKEVNFSMEKGEVLGFIGPNGSGKSTTIRVLLGLLKADSGKVRIFDQDVWSDSVEIHKRVAYVPGDVNLWPNLTGGEVIDLFLSMRGQQVDYDKIASLIKAFDFDPTKKCRSYSKGNRQKVALIAAFASDADLYILDEPTSGLDPLQERVFQQQVATVKKRGASVLLSSHILSEVEQLCDTIAIIRNGSIVEAGTLNDLRHLTRTEIRLQTQKSLNHFSDVSWIHHFVQKGNQAVFQIDSNKMDQLIQALQGMDVQSLESVPPKLEDLFMRHYETTGEAGES
- a CDS encoding ABC transporter permease gives rise to the protein MKELIKKDFLLLSKNKSELIELLLTPFLLICILGFALGNLMNNSAENTIETTIVGFVNDQNDETVKADFEAKLDEENVTDLEYQQLLEASSELDPVFHLKQLFEQEEIKELFHLKAFESIDSAQKALENDEIGGIIHVPDQFSLSVLNSTLFGEELKTELNVMTQDPNQIRSITLTSVLDSFINEYNFQTSIVPFAGDTTIDDTSRYGETLTVSTEEPISAFQYYTLGMGVFYALSISTIIANRSFREKETHVFARIMISNQSPLSYLMSKMVSSSLIAFMQLSLLFGLSNLVFGIFSGRPSSFWLDIALITAIYSLLIGSITSLLTSISLYGNEIKIVNFFGSFTAVLAFLGGSFTPTENFSDLIKTIGDWTPNGATLTSYLQLLMGFEIQEILPLLARVIGMSIVSLTVAVLLFPKRRLD
- a CDS encoding TetR/AcrR family transcriptional regulator, with amino-acid sequence MNEAFNKLPDGKKSAILKAAYNEFEENGFKRASTNKIAAKARIGKGTLFYYFGNKKKLYQYLITTSFNIAYDEYLMQINFDKTDYFDRLESITDLKQKVSNLYPNELSFLSKLLLTPDDMEWSDVIQEKREESEKVWEKVLTENIDFSKFREDLPREKVLNLIKWGLEGYRKELEQKANSLGNSTVFSEEEIKYYYQEYNDYIDLLKRTYYKS
- a CDS encoding ABC transporter permease; translation: MITVFLMQWKRTLKSPLLLILFFGLTILMVNVVAGTQGGQKLEVAAYSHNLSENQIQYKLDRLNQSDTISIHLKEKDQVEEDIKMDKYGFALVLEEDNYQILVGRETEQLPVVDQYLRRVYSEENRLRSIQEQNPEQVIEVKDHLLLNVSSLSDTGNSIVNLSVMLGMTFYFTIFSILFLMTDLFEDKRDGIWNRLIFSPISRAKIYLGHLFFYFSLGVLQITVLLTLLSQMLLLDLNINYLVAILITLSFILCIVSLGILLIAMAKTSSGLMVLIPIVATSTAMLGGAFWPLQVIDNRFLLFVAEWMPIKQAVYGIIEATVQYKSFLEAIQPVGILLLMSLFFMSIGINMMERVSDSQL
- a CDS encoding response regulator transcription factor, whose protein sequence is MIDILIAEDQTIVRQGLKIMLETDKEFRVTGQAENDLQAVELCDQNRYDLILLDIRMPKMTGLEAGKRIRDKWPDVTILMLTTFNDQDYALEALKNRANGYLLKDGDADELIKSVRSALNGGLAIEDQVAAKLVPSLLKHQSERLEVDEALTEREIAIIKRIGEGMNNHEIAESLFLSVGTIKNHISTILLKLELRDRTQIAIYAIKHQLTN
- a CDS encoding ABC transporter ATP-binding protein, with the protein product MLEVREISKSFKKTVAVDHLSMYIEKGESIGLLGPNGAGKSTTISMISTLLPPDNGTIEYKNINILKNASTIRPVLGVVPQEIALYEELSAYENMRFFGKIYGLKGTALNSKVDEVLKLVGLTERQKEPVKNYSGGMKRRINLAVALLHDPEVLIMDEPTVGIDPQSRNHILDTIRKLNVEHNLTILYTSHYMDEVEKLCDRIYIMDDGKIVASGTNKELKSLLSNEETVEIEVKTKKVEFAEVLKKHPDVNQLYETTKGYRLIVSKRDELLVDIFRQAALHEVTVTGIQVKEPTLEDVFLHLTGRKLRD
- a CDS encoding ABC transporter permease — its product is MKSITGFKLLTRFVLKKEWKVLLLWALGCLMFVFVGVFAFVTIYPSATDRTAMAVAMSNPAMEALFGKLIGGDNYTIGAMYSHTMTILTLSLFSVASILMMIRNTRAEEEHGMMELIQSFPIGRLAHSTSASLLLIGYNISLALLTGLLLLLMGDSSMDLNGSFLTGAMYGAIGLFFGSLALLAAQLSSNSRSATMTCFSLLGAAYIIRIIGDTGQEYLNVLSPLGLLYKSEPFVSNYWWPVGIILLVTFVILGLAFYFQTKRDLGAGLLPDKTGKHLASSFLKQPIGFVFRLMKTPLIAWTIGLVLLGITYGSVMGDVESLLAGNELIEQVISSDASQSIVTQFISIIMGVLAIAAVIPSIQVIVRLSSEEKHGRLQHLLVGTKSRSQILLTFIEVSLISLVMIQGVQIAAFGVTASLGQSILSFREIFESGLVYLPAMAVILSISICLFGWFPKKIFLTWLVLGYCFFILYFANLFEIPEWIKGLSPFYHIPERLVGENSSTVLLYLNLVSLSFSLVGIIGFKKRDTIH